One window of Puntigrus tetrazona isolate hp1 chromosome 14, ASM1883169v1, whole genome shotgun sequence genomic DNA carries:
- the sfxn1 gene encoding sideroflexin-1 — translation MAAELSTSINIKEPRWDQGTFVGRAKHFFTVTDPRNILLSNEQLEKARQIILDYKKGVVAPGLTEDELWRAKYVFDSAFHPDTGEKMLLIGRMSAQVPMNMTITGCMMTFYRTTPAVLFWQWINQSFNAIVNYTNRSGDAPITVNQLGTAYVSATTGAVATALGLNALAKHVSPLIGRFVPFAAVAAANCINIPLMRQRELKHGIPVTDENENRLGESSKAAQQAITQVVVSRILMASPGMAIPPFLMNSLEKKAFLKRFPWMSAPIQVGLVGFCLVFATPLCCALFPQKSSMAVSRLEPELQEKIRASHPGVETVYFNKGL, via the exons ATGGCAGCTGAGCTCTCCACCTCCATAAACATCAAAGAGCCACGCTGGGATCAGGGAACATTTGTGGGTCGGGCCAAGCATTTCTTCACTGTAACAGACCCGAGAAACATCCTCCTGTCAAATGAACAATTAGAAAAAGCTCGTCAGATTATTCTGGATTACAA GAAAGGGGTGGTAGCGCCAGGTCTCACAGAAGACGAGCTATGGAGGGCGAAATATGTGTTTGACTCAGCATTCCATCCGGACACAGGCGAGAAAATGCTCCTGATTGGCCGCATGTCTGCTCAGGTCCCCATGAACATGACCATCACCGGATGCATGATGACCTTCTACAG AACCACTCCAGCAGTTCTGTTTTGGCAGTGGATCAATCAGTCTTTTAATGCAATAGTGAACTACACCAACAGGAGCGGAGACGCCCCCATCACAGTAAA cCAGCTTGGCACAGCATATGTATCGGCCACCACAGGAGCTGTGGCTACCGCTTTAGGACTCAATGCACTAGCAAAG CATGTGTCTCCACTCATAGGACGCTTTGTTCCTTTCGCTGCTGTAGCTGCTGCTAACTGTATTAACATTCCACTCATGAGACAACG GGAACTCAAACACGGCATCCCAGTAACGGATGAGAACGAAAATCGGTTAGGAGAATCCTCAAAAGCAGCTCAACAGGCCATCACACAAGTGGTGGTTTCCAGAATCCTCATGGCCTCTCCGGGAATGG CAATCCCTCCATTTTTAATGAACTCTTTGGAAAAGAAGGCCTTCCTGAAG aggTTTCCGTGGATGAGTGCACCCATTCAAGTCGGCTTGGTTGGGTTTTG cCTCGTGTTTGCAACCCCATTGTGCTGTGCGCTATTCCCGCAAAAGAG CTCCATGGCCGTGAGCCGtttggagccagagctgcaggAGAAGATTCGAGCCAGTCATCCTGGAGTAGAGACGGTCTACTTCAACAAAGGACTGTAA